A DNA window from Ctenopharyngodon idella isolate HZGC_01 chromosome 10, HZGC01, whole genome shotgun sequence contains the following coding sequences:
- the LOC127521334 gene encoding myosin heavy chain, fast skeletal muscle isoform X1, whose translation MGDGEMECFGPAAIFLRKTERERLEAQNTPFDAKTAFFVTDPDEMYLKGTLVSKEGGKATVKTHSGKTVTVKEDEIFAMNPPKFDKIEDMAMMTHLNEPAVLFNLKERYAAWMIYTYSGLFCVTVNPYKWLPVYDSVVVAGYRGKKRIEAPPHIFSISDNAYQFMLTDRENQSVLITGESGAGKTVNTKRVIQYFATVGAMSGPKKAEPVPGKMQGSLEDQIVAANPLLEAYGNAKTVRNDNSSRFGKFIRIHFGTTGKLASADIETYLLEKSRVTFQLSAERSYHIFYQLMTGHKPELLEALLITTNPYDYPMISQGEITVKSINDVEEFIATDTAIDILGFSADEKNSIYKLTGAVMHHGNMKFKQKQREEQAEPDGTEVADKIAYLMGLNSADMLKALCFPRVKVGNEMVTKGQTVPQVNNAVSALSKSVYEKMFLWMVIRINEMLDTKQPRQFFIGVLDIAGFEIFDFNSLEQLCINFTNEKLQQFFNHHMFVLEQEEYKKEGIEWEFIDFGMDLAACIELIEKPMGIFSILEEECMFPKATDTSFKNKLHDQHLGKTAAFQKPKPAKGKAEAHFSLVHYAGTVDYNINGWLDKNKDPLNDSVVQLYQKSSLKVLAFLYVTHGAAEAEGGGKKKKKGGSFQTVSALFRENLGKLMTNLRSTHPHFVRCLIPNESKTPGLMENYLVIHQLRCNGVLEGIRICRKGFPSRILYGDFKQRYKVLNASVIPEGQFIDNKKASEKLLGSIDVDHTQYKFGHTKVFFKAGLLGTLEEMRDEKLAELVTMTQALCRGYVMRKEFVKMMERRESIYSIQYNIRSFMNVKHWPWMKLYFKIKPLLKSAETEKEMAAMKENYEKMKEDLAKALAKKKELEEKMVSLLQEKNDLQLQVAAETENLSDAEERCEGLIKSKIQLEAKLKESNERLEDEEEINAELTAKKRKLEDECSELKKDIDDLELTLAKVEKEKHATENKVKNLTEEMASQDESIAKLTKEKKALQEAHQQTLDDLQAEEDKVNTLTKSKTKLEQQVDDLEGSLEQEKKLRMDLERAKRKLEGDLKLAQESIMDLENDKQQSDEKIKKKDFEISQFLSKIEDEQTLGAQLQKKIKELQARIEELEEEIEAERAARAKVEKQRADLSRELEEISERLEEAGGATAAQIEMNKKREAEFQKLRRDLEESTLQHEATAAALRKKQADSVAELGEQIDNLQRVKQKLEKEKSEYKMEIDDLTSNMEAVAKSKGNLEKMCRTLEDQLSEIKTKSDENIRQLNDMNAQRARLQTENGEFSRQLEEKEALVSQLTRGKQAYVQQIEELKRHIEEEVKAKNALAHAVQSARHDCDLLREQYEEEQEAKAELQRGMSKANSEVAQWRTKYETDAIQRTEELEESKKKLAQRLQDAEESIEAVNSKCASLEKTKQRLQGEVEDLMIDVERANALAANLDKKQRNFDKVLADWKQKYEESQAELEGAQKEARSLSTELFKMKNSYEEALDHLETLKRENKNLQQEISDLTEQLGETGKSIHELEKAKKTVESEKSEIQTALEEAEGTLEHEESKILRVQLELNQVKSEIDRKLAEKDEEMEQIKRNSQRVIDSMQSTLDSEVRSRNDALRVKKKMEGDLNEMEIQLSHANRQAAEAQKQLRNVQGQLKDAQLHLDDALRGQEDMKEQVAMVERRNNLMQAEIEELRAALEQTERGRKVAEQELVDASERVGLLHSQNTSLINTKKKLEADLVQVQGEVDDSVQEARNAEEKAKKAITDAAMMAEELKKEQDTSAHLERMKKNLEVTVKDLQHRLDEAESLAMKGGKKQLQKLESRVRELESEVEAEQRRGADAVKGVRKYERRVKELTYQTEEDKKNVTRLQDLVDKLQLKVKAYKRQAEESEEQANTHLSRYRKVQHELEEAQERADIAESQVNKLRVKSRDAGKSKDEE comes from the exons ATGGGAGATGGTGAGATGGAGTGCTTCGGCCCGGCGGCCATTTTCCTCCGGAAGACGGAAAGAGAGAGATTAGAGGCTCAGAACACCCCCTTTGATGCCAAAACGGCATTCTTCGTGACAGATCCAGACGAGATGTACCTGAAGGGTACTCTTGTTAGTAAAGAGGGTGGAAAAGCTACTGTCAAAACTCACAGTGGGAAA ACTGTCACAGTAAAAGAAGATGAAATCTTCGCCATGAATCCTCCCAAGTTTGACAAAATTGAGGACATGGCCATGATGACCCACCTCAATGAGCCTGCTGTGCTGTTTAACCTCAAAGAGCGTTACGCAGCATGGATGATCTAC ACCTACTCTGGCTTGTTCTGCGTCACTGTCAATCCCTACAAGTGGCTCCCAGTGTACGATTCAGTCGTTGTGGCTGGATACAGAGGCAAAAAGAGGATTGAAGCCCCGCCTCACATCTTCTCCATCTCCGACAACGCCTACCAGTTCATGCTCACTG ATCGTGAGAACCAGTCTGTTCTGATTAC TGGAGAATCTGGTGCTGGAAAGACTGTGAACACAAAACGTGTCATTCAGTACTTTGCAACTGTTGGTGCAATGTCTGGACCGAAGAAGGCAGAACCTGTCCCTGGAAAAATGCAG GGATCACTGGAGGACCAAATCGTGGCAGCCAACCCTCTGCTGGAGGCTTATGGTAATGCCAAGACTGTGAGGAATGACAACTCCTCTCGTTTT GGTAAATTCATCAGGATTCACTTTGGGACCACTGGAAAACTGGCCTCAGCTGATATTGAAACTT ATCTGCTGGAAAAGTCAAGAGTTACATTCCAGCTGTCTGCTGAGAGGAGCTACCACATCTTCTACCAGCTCATGACCGGACACAAGCCAGAGCTGCTCG aggcCCTGCTCATCACCACCAACCCTTACGACTATCCAATGATCAGCCAGGGTGAAATCACTGTCAAGAGTATCAATGATGTGGAGGAGTTCATTGCCACAGAT ACTGCGATTGACATTCTGGGCTTCAGTGCTGATGAGAAAAACAGCATCTACAAGCTGACAGGTGCTGTGATGCATCATGGGAACATGAAGTTTAAACAGAAGCAGAGAGAGGAGCAGGCCGAACCTGATGGCACTGAGG tggCTGATAAAATCGCCTACCTCATGGGCCTCAACTCCGCTGACATGCTGAAAGCTCTATGTTTCCCCAGAGTGAAGGTCGGAAATGAGATGGTGACCAAAGGCCAGACAGTACCACAG GTGAACAACGCAGTCTCTGCGCTCTCCAAGTCTGTCTATGAGAAAATGTTCTTGTGGATGGTCATCCGTATCAATGAGATGTTGGACACAAAACAGCCAAGACAGTTCTTCATTGGTGTGCTGGACATCGCTGGATTTGAGATCTTTGAT TTCAACAGCTTGGAGCAGCTTTGCATCAACTTCACAAATGAGAAACTGCAACAGTTCTTCAACCACCACATGTTTGTTCTggagcaagaggagtacaagaAAGAAGGCATTGAATGGGAGTTCATTGACTTTGGTATGGACTTGGCTGCCTGCATTGAGCTCATTGAGAAG CCAATGGGCATCTTCTCCATCCTTGAAGAGGAGTGCATGTTCCCCAAAGCTACAGACACAAGCTTCAAAAACAAGTTGCATGATCAGCATCTGGGCAAAACTGCAGCTTTCCAGAAGCCCAAGCCTGCCAAAGGTAAAGCAGAGGCCCACTTCTCTCTGGTGCACTACGCCGGCACTGTGGACTACAACATTAATGGCTGGTTGGACAAGAACAAGGATCCACTGAACGACTCTGTTGTGCAACTCTACCAAAAATCATCGCTCAAAGTGCTGGCCTTCCTGTATGTCACTCATGGAGCTGCTGAAG CTGAGGGCGGtggaaagaagaaaaagaagggtGGTTCCTTCCAGACTGTCTCTGCACTTTTCAGG GAGAACTTGGGTAAGCTGATGACTAACCTGAGGAGCACTCACCCTCACTTTGTGCGCTGCTTGATTCCTAATGAGTCCAAGACTCCAG GTCTGATGGAGAACTACCTGGTTATCCACCAGCTCAGGTGTAATGGTGTGCTGGAGGGCATCAGAATCTGCAGGAAGGGTTTCCCCAGCAGAATCCTCTACGGTGACTTCAAGCAGAG ATACAAAGTATTAAACGCTAGCGTCATCCCTGAGGGACAGTTCATTGACAACAAAAAGGCTTCAGAGAAACTCTTGGGCTCTATTGATGTTGACCACACCCAATACAAGTTTGGACACACCAAG GTGTTCTTCAAAGCTGGTCTGTTGGGTACTCTTGAGGAGATGAGAGATGAGAAACTAGCAGAACTGGTTACCATGACTCAGGCTTTGTGCCGTGGATATGTCATGAGGAAGGAGTTTGTCAAAATGATGGAGAGGAG AGAATCAATTTATTCCATCCAATACAACATCCGCTCATTCATGAATGTGAAACATTGGCCATGGATGAAGCTCTACTTCAAGATCAAGCCTCTTCTGAAGAGTGCAGAGACTGAGAAAGAAATGGCAGCCATGAAGGAGAACTATGAGAAAATGAAGGAGGATCTAGCAAAGGCATTAGCTAAAAAGAAAGAGCTTGAGGAGAAAATGGTGTCACTTCTTCAGGAGAAAAACGATCTTCAACTGCAAGTAGCAGCT GAAACTGAAAACCTCTCTGATGCTGAAGAGAGATGTGAAGGTCTCATCAAAAGCAAGATCCAGCTTGAGGCAAAACTCAAAGAGAGCAATGAGAGACTGGAGGATGAGGAGGAAATCAATGCTGAACTCACTGCCAAGAAGAGGAAACTGGAGGACGAATGCTCtgaactgaagaaagacattgATGACCTAGAGCTCACCTTGGCCAAAGTGGAGAAGGAGAAACATGCAACAGAAAATAAG GTTAAAAACCTGACGGAGGAGATGGCCTCTCAGGATGAGAGCATTGCCAAGCTGACCAAAGAGAAGAAAGCCCTCCAAGAGGCACACCAGCAGACTCTTGATGACCTGCAGGCAGAGGAAGACAAAGTCAACACTCTGACTAAATCTAAGACAAAGCTTGAGCAGCAAGTGGATGAT CTTGAGGGCTCACTGGAGCAAGAGAAGAAGCTCCGTATGGACCTTGAGAGAGCCAAGAGGAAGCTTGAGGGTGATCTGAAACTGGCCCAGGAGTCCATAATGGACCTGGAGAATGACAAACAGCAATCAGATGAGAAGATCAAAAA GAAAGACTTTGAGATTAGTCAGTTTCTCAGCAAGATTGAGGATGAACAAACTTTGGGAGCACAGCTTCAGAAGAAGATCAAAGAACTTCAG gcccGTATTGAGGAGCTGGAAGAGGAAATTGAGGCAGAACGAGCTGCTCGTGCTAAAGTGGAGAAGCAGAGAGCTGATCTCTCCAGGGAACTTGAAGAGATCAGCGAGAGGCTTGAGGAAGCTGGTGGTGCCACTGCTGCCCAGATTGAGATGAACAAGAAACGTGAAGCCGAATTCCAGAAGTTGCGTCGTGATCTGGAAGAGTCCACCTTGCAGCATGAAGCTACTGCCGCAGCTCTCCGAAAGAAGCAGGCAGACAGTGTGGCTGAGCTCGGAGAACAGATCGACAACCTCCAGCGAGTCAAGCAGAAGCTGGAGAAGGAGAAGAGTGAATACAAGATGGAGATTGATGACTTGACAAGCAACATGGAAGCTGTGGCGAAATCAAAG GGTAATTTAGAGAAGATGTGCCGTACCCTGGAAGACCAGCTGAGTGAAATCAAGACCAAGAGTGATGAAAATATTCGTCAGCTGAATGACATGAATGCACAACGCGCAAGACTTCAGACTGAAAATG GTGAATTTAGTCGGCAACTGGAAGAGAAAGAAGCACTTGTTTCACAATTAACTAGAGGAAAACAGGCTTATGTACAACAAATTGAGGAACTCAAAAGACACATTGAGGAAGAAGTCAAG GCCAAGAACGCTCTGGCCCATGCGGTTCAGTCTGCTCGCCATGACTGTGATTTGCTCAGAGAGCAGTATGAGGAAGAGCAGGAGGCCAAAGCTGAACTCCAGCGTGGAATGTCTAAGGCCAACAGTGAGGTAGCTCAGTGGAGAACCAAATATGAGACTGATGCCATCCAACGCACTGAGGAGCTTGAGGAATCCAA GAAAAAGCTGGCCCAGCGTCTGCAGGACGCTGAAGAATCCATTGAGGCGGTGAACTCCAAGTGTGCCTCTCTGGAAAAGACCAAACAGAGACTGCAGGGTGAAGTAGAGGATCTCATGATTGATGTGGAGAGGGCAAATGCATTGGCAGCCAACCTTGACAAGAAGCAGAGAAACTTTGACAAG GTGCTAGCAGACTGGAAACAGAAGTATGAGGAAAGTCAGGCTGAACTAGAAGGTGCTCAGAAAGAAGCTCGTTCTCTCAGCACTGAGCTTTTCAAAATGAAGAACTCCTATGAGGAAGCTCTTGACCACCTGGAGACCCTGAAGAGGGAGAACAAGAATCTGCAAC AGGAGATTTCTGACCTCACTGAGCAGCTTGGAGAGACTGGAAAGAGCATTCATGAGTTAGAGAAAGCCAAGAAGACAGTGGAGTCTGAGAAATCAGAGATCCAGACTGCACTTGAAGAAGCTGAG GGCACCCTGGAGCATGAAGAGTCCAAGATTCTTCGTGTGCAGCTGGAGCTGAACCAGGTGAAGAGTGAGATTGACAGGAAGCTTGCTGAGAAGGATGAGGAGATGGAACAGATCAAGAGGAACAGCCAAAGAGTCATCGATTCCATGCAAAGCACTCTGGACTCTGAGGTCAGGAGCAGAAACGATGCCCTGAGAGTCAAAAAGAAGATGGAGGGAGATCTGAATGAGATGGAGATCCAGCTGAGTCATGCCAACCGCCAGGCTGCTGAGGCCCAGAAACAGCTCAGGAATGTCCAAGGCCAACTCAAG GATGCCCAGCTGCACCTTGATGACGCTCTCAGAGGACAGGAGGACATGAAGGAGCAGGTGGCCATGGTGGAGCGCAGGAATAACCTGATGCAAGCAGAGATTGAGGAGCTGAGAGCTGCACTGGAGCAAACAGAGAGAGGCCGCAAAGTGGCGGAGCAGGAGCTGGTTGATGCCAGCGAGCGTGTGGGACTGCTGCACTCACAA AATACAAGTCTTATTAACACCAAGAAGAAGCTCGAGGCTGATCTGGTCCAGGTTCAAGGTGAGGTGGATGATTCAGTCCAGGAGGCCAGAAATGCAGAGGAGAAGGCCAAGAAGGCCATCACTGAT GCTGC